Genomic window (Gemmatimonadota bacterium):
AAACGCCAGATCCAGGAAGCACTGCGCCGCTGCCGCGGCAACAAGACCCAGGCCGCCGCCGCCCTGGGCATGGCCCGCAATACCCTGCGCCTCAAGCTGCGCTCACTGGGGTTGGATGGGCCGCGCCCGCTCGGATGAGGCTCGAAGCGCCCTCTTTTGCGCGCCCGCTGTCCCGAGCTGGTATCCGGCCCCACCACCGGCACGCCCGCTGATCCTCCTGCCCCCGAAACAACTTGGCAACAACCCATCGCCCGCACACCGCCGCGGCACGCCGGCTGACCTCTCGCGGTGCCGAGACGGCTTCGCACGGCAGGGCTCGCCGCGCGCGAACCGACTTCTTTTTCAACCCCATGACGCGATCAATCGCGGTGAAGGAGGACACCATGGCCAAGCTGCGCAGCATCACCTCGCTGGTATTGCTCGCCCTGTTGCTGGGCGGAGCAGTGACACCCCTGGCTGCCGATGGCGTTGCGGATTGCTACGAAAGGGTAATCGCGAAATGCACAGAGGCACTAGAGCGCTCGAAGTGGTGGGAGAAACCCGCGGTGGGCATTGTCTGCGCGGGCATGCTCATTGGCTGCACCCCGCAAGGCCTCAGCAGGTGAGCTTTCCCGACTGATCCAGCACGACATCCATGCGCGGTGAGCCCTGCACCTGACCCACGCGCCGGCGCGCAACCGAGCGCCGGCCAGCCCCGGCCCAAGCCGACTTTGCCCGGGCGCCGTCGCTTGCCCGTTGGCGCGAGCCGCCCGCCCGGCCGGTACAGTTGTCCTATTCAGCTATGGCAAAACCGCACCGCAGCTGCCATCCATTCCGGCGGCGACCACGGATTCCGCCCAATGGTTGAAGCAAGCGACTCACGCCCCCACTCCGGGCCGCCGGGGGAGCTGGCCCGCCGCCGGTCAGCGGTAGGGGCGCAAACCGGAGGCGCGCGACTGTGAACCGAGGCCCATCCACCTGGCTGCCGCTGTTCCTCGCCGCCGGACTGGTCGCGCTGGGAATGCTGCATTTCGCCCTGAGCAATGTAGGGACCGACCGCCACCCTACACCTAACACGCTTCCGTCACGCGGCCGAGTCGCCCCGCTGCACACTGAATGGCTGGGGGCGCCGGAGGTCATCGCGCGCATTCCCGTGGAAAGTCTGGGCGCTGGTGCAATTACCGGGCTCGCCGTGGCGGGCGGCTCTATCTATCTGATACAGAAGAGCAGTTGGTTGCGCTGGGCGGGCGGACGGCTTTACGGGCCGTTCGGCAGCAGGCAGCGGGGCGCTCCCAACTCCGTTGCGGGCGCCGTGGCGGTCGCTGCCCGAGGGCGCGCGCTCCTCCTGCTAGAGGGCGCGGCGGACCGGGTCTCCGTGTGGACCGAAGCGGGGGAGCGACGGCAGGTACGATCCCTCCAGCCGCTCGGGGCTGGCGCCCTTCTCATTCCGGAGCAGGTTGGCGCCGACGATTCAGCGAGGTTGTACGTGAGCTTGCAAGCGCTTCGACCGCCGCAGGCGGGACGCTGGTTGCTCCTGCGTTATGGGCCGGAGCCGGGGAGGGTCGACACACTTTTCGGGCCGGCAGACATGGCGGAGGCGGCCGGTATCTTTTCGGCTCCCCGGTTCGCCGTCCGCCCGGACGGCAGCCTCCTTCTGGTATCGGCACTGGACTATGAGATCACCTGGCGGGATGGGCAGGGGCGTGCCTTGCGCAAGGCACGCCGGGAGGATCCGCCTCTGTGGCCGATCCCTGACTCGCTCCGCCGCAACTACCTGTCCATCTTCGCGCGCATTCCCCCACACGTGCGACACGCCTACCGCTTGCCCACGCATTTCCCGCCGGTGCGCTACATATTCTGGCGTTCCGATGATCGGATCCTGGTATTCCTGAGTGCACCCGGAGAGATGCTGCACCTGGAATTGCTGGACAGCCAGGGCGCGCCGCTGGCTCACCTCACCGGCACGCCTCTGCCTCCACATACGGTGGCCACCGACACCGCCGTCTATTCCGCCCAGGAGACGCTCGAGGCGGTGCTGATCCAGCGACGGCGCCTTCGCATGGCGGAGTGAATCGTGCCCCGAGTCCGGCTGTCCGGCGTCTCTTTCAGGTACGGGCGCTCGCCGACGCCTGCACTTCAAAACCTGGAGCTGGAGCTCGGCGATGGGGTGATCGGCATCATCGGGCCCAACGGCGCGGGTAAGACCACGCTCTTCCGGCTTCTGCTGGGAAGCCTTGCGCCCGCCGCCGGGACCCTGCTGATCAACGGTGAGCCGCCCACATTGTACCGAAGCCGCCACCCGCTGGGCTTCCTGCCCGAACGCTTGGCGTTCGAGGAGTATCTCACCACGGGCGAGTTCCTGCTTGGGTTAGAGCGGCTCACCGGTGGGATGCAGCCTTCTGATCGCCTGGCGCAACTTTTCGGCGGCGGAATCGGCGATATCTGGAGTGCGCGCCTGGGAAGCCTGTCGCTCGGCCAGCAGAGGAAAGTCGAACTCGCCGCCACGCTGATTGCGGATCCCGACCTCCTGCTCCTCGACGAGCCGACCAATGGCCTCGACCCATCGAGCGTTGCCTGGCTGCGCGGCGCAGTGCTGGAGCAGAGACGGCCGGGGCGCACCATGCTCATCGCGTCCCATCACCTGGACGAGTTGCAGCGAGTCGTGGATCACCTTGTTCTCCTGAACCGCGGGCGCGTTGTCGCAGATCTTGCCCGTGGGGCGGCCCTGGCCAAGCACGGCTCGTTTGAAGCGTTCTTCCTCGACACGCTGGGAGCCGATGCCTCCAACTCCGGAGTGCAGATGGGCCGTGAATAGGACGTCTCGGCAGTGGCGCCTGGCGTACTGGTGGCGAGTATCGCCGGGAAGGACGGGGCTTTCGATCCTGCTGGTGGCGCCGGCCGTGCTGCTGCTGCCGCTCGGCCGGCTCGGCTTCTGGGAGCAATGGTTTGTTGGCGCCACAGTGCTGGCGTGGTTGGGCGCATTCGTGCTCGCCGCCCTGGTAGGCCGCGATAGCGGCGCGCCCAGCCGCTCCCTCGTGTGGCTGTACCAGAAGGGGATCTCGCCCGCCGATCAGCTGGTCAGCTACTGGCTCCTGGACGCCGCCTTGGGCACGAGCGTGGTGGCGTGGTGGGGCGCGGCGTGGCTCGCCGCCAACGCTGTCCTGGCGGGCGAGCCGATCCGATATGTGGCCTCGTTCGCTCTCTGCATGGAGTTGATCTTCCTGATCGGTCATGCCTTCCTGTTCCCACTAGCCGCTCTGGGATCCAAGCGAGGTGTGGACCTCCTCGCGTTGCTGGCCCTCCTTGCCATGCTCCAGCCGGTGCTGCAGTTCCTCGAGGCGTTGCCGCAGGGAGCTCGAGAGGCGCTTCACTGGGTGCTGCCCCCGCTGGTCGACGCGACGCGCGTCGGCCCCGTCCTGGCACATGGCCTTTGGACGGAGCTGATTCCGGCCCTCGCCCATATCCTGGCTTGGCTGGCCTCATGCCTGATGATCGGGATCATCGCCCTGCGACGGTGGCGGCCCGTCCGTCCCTGAGCCTGGAAGCCCAAACGGCCGACCCTGGCGACGACGGCGCCCCAA
Coding sequences:
- a CDS encoding ATP-binding cassette domain-containing protein gives rise to the protein MPRVRLSGVSFRYGRSPTPALQNLELELGDGVIGIIGPNGAGKTTLFRLLLGSLAPAAGTLLINGEPPTLYRSRHPLGFLPERLAFEEYLTTGEFLLGLERLTGGMQPSDRLAQLFGGGIGDIWSARLGSLSLGQQRKVELAATLIADPDLLLLDEPTNGLDPSSVAWLRGAVLEQRRPGRTMLIASHHLDELQRVVDHLVLLNRGRVVADLARGAALAKHGSFEAFFLDTLGADASNSGVQMGRE